A window of the Desulforapulum autotrophicum HRM2 genome harbors these coding sequences:
- the cmoA gene encoding carboxy-S-adenosyl-L-methionine synthase CmoA has product MKKDTLFATRKEPVPAFDFNESVASVFSDMLERSVPMYRESITRQAELALDFYRSKTLIYDLGCSHGNFGMLAGKRFGDRPFSMVGVDSSPPMIEKYKQRLEQESFRDNIVLVCDRVENLCLGNASVVVVNLTLQFLSLDRRDTLISDIYTALVPGGILLLTEKVLAWDSSIAAVHLDYYSRFKRENGYSELEISQKREALENVLVPETLEVHQQRLARAGFDRMDVWLKWFNFASMIAVKPERPGK; this is encoded by the coding sequence ATGAAAAAAGACACACTGTTTGCAACCAGAAAAGAGCCGGTACCGGCCTTTGATTTCAACGAATCCGTGGCATCCGTATTCAGTGACATGCTCGAGCGGTCTGTTCCCATGTACCGTGAGAGCATTACCCGCCAGGCTGAGCTTGCCCTGGATTTTTATCGCAGTAAAACCCTGATCTATGACCTTGGCTGTTCCCATGGCAATTTTGGCATGCTTGCAGGAAAGCGTTTTGGAGACCGGCCCTTTTCCATGGTTGGGGTGGACAGTTCACCCCCCATGATCGAAAAATACAAACAGCGGCTTGAACAAGAGTCGTTCCGGGACAATATTGTCCTGGTCTGTGACCGGGTTGAAAACCTTTGCCTTGGCAATGCCTCAGTGGTGGTTGTGAACTTGACTCTCCAGTTTCTCAGTCTGGACAGGCGGGATACCCTGATTTCAGATATTTATACGGCCCTGGTGCCCGGCGGTATCCTGCTGCTCACTGAAAAGGTTCTGGCTTGGGATTCTTCAATTGCGGCCGTTCACCTGGATTATTACAGTCGTTTCAAGCGTGAGAATGGATACTCAGAGCTCGAGATCAGCCAGAAGCGGGAGGCACTGGAAAATGTCCTTGTGCCTGAAACCCTTGAGGTCCATCAACAGCGGCTTGCCCGGGCAGGGTTTGACCGTATGGATGTCTGGCTCAAGTGGTTTAATTTTGCCTCGATGATTGCCGTTAAACCCGAAAGACCAGGAAAATAG